A part of Terriglobus roseus genomic DNA contains:
- the secA gene encoding preprotein translocase subunit SecA, which yields MFNKTLAKLFGTSNERAVKRMQPILDQINGFEPALQALTDEQLRAKTVEFRERIATRTADIVDRDERIAEEKVVLDELLPEAFAVVREAGRRVVGMRHFDVQMIGGTVLHQGKIAEMRTGEGKTLVATLPCYLNALAGRGVHVVTVNDYLAKRDAEWMGKIYGFLGMTVGVIVHDLDDRERRAAYAADITYGTNNEFGFDYLRDNMKFELSELVQRGHYMSIVDEVDSILIDEARTPLIISGPTDQTTDKYERVNVIIPELELGEFTETLEQKIYTGDFTVDEKARSITVTDEGWEKIEGLLGIGNIADPENWDLKHHVETAIKAHNLYKRDVEYVVKDGEIIIVDEFTGRLMPGRRWSDGLHQAVEAKEGVNIRKEDQTLATITFQNYFRMYKKLSGMTGTAETEAAEFDNIYKLEITVIPTNRIMQRIEHPDVVYRTAKEKYFAVADEIDRLHANKQPVLVGTTSIEKSEILSEILKRKGVRHVVLNAKFHEREAEIVAQAGRLGMVTIATNMAGRGTDILLGGNAEFMARQELAKSGVAKPLATVEGEIAPVAAPGMYRFYYQNEEHECTQAEWDNALDHFATDCKREHEAVLEAGGLFIIGTERHESRRVDNQLRGRAGRQGDPGAARFYLSLEDDLMRIFAREWVSTLLQRLGMEEGVPIESGMITNRIAAAQKAVETQNFESRKHVLEYDDVMNKQREAVYGLRHNLLEGVDQKELVLEDYTATALSNILDETAPANVHADQWNVTEMKTKLVDIFGTDFPQVDFAALNRHELGDTLFEGLKQRFEVKEQILGPDTLRYHERVIMLSTLDGLWKDHLLAMDHLKEGIGLRGYAQQDPLVAYKKESFEMFEAMMQRFQEDTLRNLYRMQIVGPDGIPIESLEQLEALRSMAAQPVAPPPPQLPQTPPPMRMSGGSEVEEQPRQPEPPQFPTSRGPQRQQYAPQKATSGQKPKRRR from the coding sequence GTGTTTAACAAGACTCTCGCCAAACTGTTTGGCACCTCCAACGAACGCGCTGTGAAGCGCATGCAGCCCATCCTCGATCAGATCAATGGCTTCGAACCCGCTCTTCAGGCGCTCACCGACGAACAGCTTCGCGCCAAAACGGTGGAGTTCCGCGAACGCATTGCCACGCGTACCGCTGACATTGTTGATCGCGATGAACGCATTGCCGAAGAGAAGGTGGTTCTGGACGAGCTTCTGCCGGAAGCCTTCGCTGTGGTTCGCGAAGCTGGCCGCCGTGTGGTGGGTATGCGTCACTTCGACGTGCAGATGATCGGCGGCACCGTTCTTCACCAGGGCAAGATCGCTGAAATGCGTACGGGTGAAGGTAAGACGCTAGTCGCCACACTGCCTTGCTACCTGAACGCGCTCGCTGGTCGCGGTGTTCACGTGGTTACCGTGAACGACTATCTGGCTAAGCGCGACGCCGAGTGGATGGGCAAGATTTACGGCTTTCTCGGCATGACCGTTGGTGTCATTGTTCATGATCTTGACGACCGCGAACGCCGTGCAGCGTATGCCGCAGACATCACCTACGGTACGAACAACGAGTTCGGCTTCGACTACCTACGCGACAACATGAAGTTCGAACTGAGCGAACTTGTTCAGCGTGGACACTACATGTCCATCGTGGACGAAGTGGACTCGATCCTGATTGACGAAGCGCGTACGCCGCTCATCATCTCTGGCCCCACAGACCAGACCACTGACAAGTACGAGCGCGTGAATGTAATCATCCCAGAGCTTGAGTTGGGTGAGTTCACGGAGACGCTGGAACAGAAGATTTACACCGGAGACTTCACGGTAGACGAGAAGGCTCGCTCCATCACTGTGACGGATGAGGGTTGGGAAAAGATCGAAGGCCTGCTCGGCATCGGTAACATTGCTGACCCCGAGAACTGGGATCTGAAGCACCACGTGGAGACTGCGATCAAGGCCCACAACCTCTACAAGCGCGACGTAGAGTACGTGGTGAAGGACGGCGAAATCATCATCGTGGACGAGTTCACGGGCCGTCTGATGCCGGGTCGCCGCTGGTCCGATGGACTACACCAGGCCGTGGAAGCGAAGGAAGGCGTCAACATCCGCAAGGAAGATCAGACGCTCGCCACTATCACCTTCCAGAACTACTTCCGTATGTACAAGAAGCTCTCCGGCATGACCGGTACGGCGGAGACGGAAGCCGCCGAATTCGACAACATCTACAAGCTCGAAATCACAGTCATCCCGACCAACCGCATCATGCAGCGCATTGAGCACCCGGACGTGGTGTATCGCACGGCGAAAGAAAAGTACTTTGCCGTGGCAGATGAGATTGATCGTCTGCACGCGAACAAGCAGCCGGTACTGGTGGGTACGACTTCGATCGAGAAGTCGGAAATCCTGAGCGAAATTCTGAAGCGCAAGGGTGTGCGCCACGTTGTTCTGAACGCGAAGTTCCACGAACGCGAAGCGGAGATCGTTGCGCAGGCCGGACGTCTGGGCATGGTGACTATCGCCACCAACATGGCGGGTCGTGGTACCGACATTCTGCTGGGCGGCAATGCCGAGTTTATGGCGCGTCAGGAGCTGGCAAAGAGCGGCGTCGCGAAGCCGCTGGCCACTGTGGAAGGTGAGATTGCACCTGTTGCAGCACCGGGCATGTACCGCTTCTACTACCAGAACGAAGAGCATGAGTGCACGCAGGCAGAGTGGGATAACGCGTTGGATCACTTCGCCACTGACTGCAAGCGTGAGCATGAGGCAGTTTTGGAGGCTGGCGGTCTCTTCATCATTGGTACGGAGCGTCACGAAAGCCGTCGTGTCGATAACCAGCTTCGTGGACGTGCGGGCCGTCAGGGCGATCCGGGTGCAGCGCGTTTCTACCTGTCACTGGAAGACGACCTGATGCGCATCTTCGCGCGTGAGTGGGTCAGCACGCTGCTGCAGCGTCTGGGTATGGAAGAGGGTGTGCCGATTGAAAGCGGCATGATCACCAACCGTATCGCCGCTGCGCAGAAGGCCGTGGAAACGCAGAACTTTGAATCGCGTAAACACGTTCTGGAATATGACGACGTGATGAACAAGCAGCGTGAGGCAGTCTACGGTCTGCGTCACAACCTGCTTGAAGGCGTAGACCAGAAGGAACTCGTCCTAGAGGACTACACGGCCACGGCGCTGTCGAACATTCTGGATGAGACGGCTCCTGCCAATGTTCATGCTGATCAGTGGAACGTCACTGAGATGAAGACGAAGCTGGTCGACATCTTCGGCACAGACTTCCCGCAGGTGGACTTCGCGGCATTGAATCGCCACGAGCTTGGTGACACTCTGTTTGAAGGCCTGAAGCAGCGCTTTGAGGTGAAGGAACAGATCCTTGGGCCGGACACTCTGCGATATCACGAGCGCGTCATCATGCTCAGCACGCTGGACGGTCTGTGGAAGGACCATCTTCTTGCGATGGACCATCTGAAGGAAGGCATCGGCCTGCGTGGTTACGCGCAGCAGGATCCGCTGGTGGCCTACAAGAAGGAATCCTTCGAGATGTTTGAAGCCATGATGCAGCGCTTCCAGGAAGACACATTGCGCAACCTGTACCGCATGCAGATCGTTGGTCCGGATGGCATTCCGATTGAGTCGCTGGAGCAGTTGGAGGCTCTGCGAAGCATGGCAGCACAGCCGGTGGCACCGCCTCCGCCGCAGCTTCCTCAGACTCCGCCGCCCATGCGCATGAGCGGTGGCAGCGAAGTGGAAGAGCAGCCTCGCCAGCCAGAACCGCCGCAGTTCCCAACCAGCCGCGGACCGCAACGGCAACAGTACGCTCCGCAGAAAGCGACCAGCGGACAGAAGCCAAAGCGCCGCCGGTAA